One stretch of Rathayibacter festucae DSM 15932 DNA includes these proteins:
- a CDS encoding LacI family DNA-binding transcriptional regulator has protein sequence MDASKAVPQPDDRGRRVSMADVARAAGVSQKTVSRVVNGEAHVSPEIGERVATAIRTLGFRPNAAARALVTQRSRRIGMVTMSTSLYGPSAILDGVEQASRAAGYSLSVVRTTQNSGAELQEAVDALVDQGVDGIILSEPVDLGHPRLAIPADVTVLSFDHPSEAHRPEELVVGTDEAGAARSATEHLLALGHETVWHIAGAGTWSATRRRIDGWRTALADADAAEPPVLSGDWSPRSGAEAMASILHRRDVTAVFAANDQMAVGAIHAAEAAGLRIPEDLSVVGFDDDPISEFLHRPLTTVKQDFAEVTRIAMHRMIRTLDGHAPTERHRSVPAQLIVRASSGPANPERAALAPASPVPVP, from the coding sequence GTGGACGCATCGAAGGCTGTGCCGCAGCCGGACGACCGCGGTCGCCGGGTCTCGATGGCCGACGTGGCCCGCGCCGCCGGCGTGAGTCAGAAGACGGTCTCCCGCGTCGTCAACGGGGAGGCGCACGTCTCCCCCGAGATCGGCGAGCGCGTCGCCACGGCGATCCGCACCCTCGGCTTCCGGCCGAACGCCGCCGCCCGAGCCCTGGTCACCCAGCGGAGCCGCCGGATCGGGATGGTGACGATGAGCACCTCCCTCTACGGTCCGTCCGCGATCCTCGACGGCGTGGAGCAGGCCTCCCGTGCCGCCGGCTACTCCCTCAGCGTCGTGCGCACAACGCAGAACAGCGGCGCGGAGCTGCAGGAAGCGGTCGACGCCCTCGTCGACCAGGGCGTCGACGGCATCATCCTCTCGGAGCCGGTCGATCTCGGGCATCCGCGCCTCGCCATCCCCGCCGACGTCACGGTGCTCAGCTTCGACCACCCGAGCGAGGCGCACCGCCCGGAGGAGCTCGTGGTCGGCACCGACGAGGCCGGGGCCGCCCGCAGCGCCACCGAGCACCTCCTCGCCCTCGGCCATGAGACGGTCTGGCACATCGCCGGCGCCGGCACCTGGTCGGCCACCCGCCGTCGCATCGACGGCTGGCGGACCGCCCTCGCCGACGCCGACGCCGCCGAGCCGCCCGTGCTGAGCGGCGACTGGAGCCCGCGCTCGGGGGCGGAGGCGATGGCGTCGATCCTGCACCGCCGCGATGTCACCGCCGTCTTCGCCGCCAACGACCAGATGGCCGTCGGGGCGATCCACGCCGCCGAGGCCGCCGGCCTGCGCATCCCCGAGGACCTCAGCGTCGTCGGCTTCGACGACGACCCGATCTCGGAGTTCCTGCACCGGCCGCTCACCACGGTCAAGCAGGACTTCGCCGAGGTCACGCGCATCGCGATGCACCGGATGATCCGCACCCTCGACGGCCATGCGCCGACCGAGCGGCACCGCTCGGTCCCCGCCCAGCTGATCGTCCGCGCATCCAGCGGGCCGGCGAACCCCGAGCGCGCGGCGCTGGCGCCCGCGTCGCCCGTCCCTGTCCCGTAG
- a CDS encoding PQQ-dependent sugar dehydrogenase, translating into MRFTIRRSTVRRSAVPRSLAVAVLAVALIVSGAPAQAAPAPAQAAAAAAAAAPVVGPITGVASKRCLDVPNGSTANRTIVVLYDCNSGANQKWTIATTGEITVYGGAKCLEVRNRSTTAGADVQISDCVGGDGQRWRVESDGTIRAVASGLCLSVKDRKTANRSSVQIAACAGGDWQKWRTSAVVADTTAPSAPGSPRVTNLACRTATFSWNASTDAVGVAGYDVYHDGQFMKSVAGNVLSTGLDVVPGAQWGLYVNARDAAGNVSQASATVAVTIPQCSTDTQAPTSPTGLTARASGTAVTLTWTASTDDVGVRSYTVFRGSAQVGTVAGSGTTAPVTTFTESGLAANTAYSYTVAAVDAQGNTSARSAAAAVTTGGACSTAFCTVTQTATDTDIPWGLTTVPDGTVLYSRRDAQDIIRLNPTTGVKTSLGTVPNVQSTDGEGGLLGIAVSPTFATDQWLYVMHTSPTDNRVIRLKLVGDRFDTSTVQVLASGILRNKYHNGGRLRFGPDGKLYVSTGDGQNTATAQNLNSLSGKILRINPDGSIPSDNPFGNAVWSYGHRNPQGLAFDSQGRLWEQEFGNSVMDETNLIVRGGNYGWPACEGTSGSCGTAGFLAPKATYPTSAGSCSGLTVVRDVVYIACLRGTRLYRAPITGDALATPTSAFVGTYGRLRTVEPDGRGGLWMTTSNTGDKDSIPNNSSEKILRVTLGG; encoded by the coding sequence ATGCGTTTCACTATCCGCCGATCCACTGTCCGCCGATCCGCTGTCCCCCGCAGTCTCGCCGTCGCCGTGCTGGCCGTCGCGCTCATCGTCTCGGGCGCTCCCGCCCAGGCGGCGCCCGCTCCGGCGCAGGCGGCGGCCGCGGCGGCAGCGGCGGCTCCCGTCGTCGGCCCGATCACCGGGGTCGCGTCGAAGCGCTGCCTCGACGTGCCGAACGGGTCGACCGCGAACCGGACGATCGTCGTCCTCTACGACTGCAACAGCGGCGCCAACCAGAAGTGGACGATCGCCACGACCGGCGAGATCACCGTGTACGGCGGCGCGAAGTGCCTGGAGGTGCGCAACCGCTCGACGACGGCCGGGGCCGACGTGCAGATCTCGGACTGCGTCGGCGGGGACGGACAGCGCTGGCGGGTCGAGAGCGACGGCACGATCCGCGCTGTCGCCTCGGGCCTCTGCCTGAGCGTGAAGGACCGCAAGACGGCGAACCGCTCGTCCGTGCAGATCGCGGCCTGCGCCGGCGGCGACTGGCAGAAGTGGCGGACCAGCGCGGTCGTCGCGGACACGACGGCCCCGTCCGCGCCGGGGAGCCCGCGGGTGACGAACCTCGCCTGCCGCACGGCGACCTTCTCCTGGAACGCGTCCACGGACGCCGTCGGAGTGGCGGGCTACGACGTCTATCACGACGGCCAGTTCATGAAGTCCGTCGCCGGGAACGTCCTGTCGACCGGCCTCGACGTGGTGCCGGGCGCGCAGTGGGGCCTCTACGTGAACGCCCGTGACGCCGCCGGCAACGTCTCACAGGCCAGCGCCACCGTCGCGGTGACCATCCCACAGTGCAGCACCGACACGCAGGCGCCGACGAGCCCGACCGGGCTCACCGCGCGGGCGTCCGGCACCGCCGTCACCCTCACCTGGACCGCGAGCACCGACGACGTCGGGGTCCGCAGCTACACCGTCTTCCGCGGCTCCGCGCAGGTCGGCACGGTCGCCGGCAGCGGCACGACGGCGCCGGTCACGACGTTCACCGAGAGCGGCCTCGCGGCGAACACCGCCTACTCCTACACGGTCGCGGCCGTCGACGCCCAGGGCAACACCTCCGCACGCAGCGCCGCCGCCGCGGTGACGACCGGCGGCGCCTGCAGCACCGCGTTCTGCACCGTCACCCAGACCGCCACCGACACCGACATCCCCTGGGGGCTGACCACCGTCCCCGACGGGACCGTGCTCTACTCCCGCCGCGACGCGCAGGACATCATCCGACTCAACCCCACGACGGGCGTGAAGACGAGCCTCGGGACCGTGCCGAACGTGCAGAGCACGGACGGCGAGGGCGGCCTGCTGGGCATCGCGGTGTCGCCGACGTTCGCCACCGACCAGTGGCTGTACGTGATGCACACCTCCCCCACCGACAACCGGGTGATCCGACTCAAGCTCGTCGGCGACCGCTTCGACACGAGCACGGTGCAGGTCCTCGCCTCCGGGATCCTGCGGAACAAGTACCACAACGGCGGGCGCCTGCGCTTCGGCCCGGACGGCAAGCTCTACGTCAGCACCGGCGACGGCCAGAACACCGCCACCGCGCAGAACCTCAACTCCCTCAGCGGCAAGATCCTGCGGATCAACCCCGACGGCTCGATCCCCTCGGACAACCCGTTCGGGAACGCCGTCTGGAGCTACGGGCACCGGAACCCCCAGGGTCTCGCCTTCGACTCGCAGGGCCGTCTGTGGGAGCAGGAGTTCGGCAACAGCGTCATGGACGAGACGAACCTCATCGTCCGCGGCGGCAACTACGGCTGGCCGGCCTGCGAGGGCACCAGCGGCAGCTGCGGCACCGCCGGCTTCCTCGCCCCGAAGGCGACGTACCCGACCTCCGCGGGCTCCTGCTCCGGCCTGACGGTCGTCCGCGACGTCGTCTACATCGCCTGCCTCCGCGGCACCCGCCTCTACCGCGCGCCGATCACCGGCGACGCGCTGGCCACCCCGACCTCGGCTTTCGTCGGCACCTACGGCCGCCTGCGCACCGTCGAGCCCGACGGCCGGGGCGGCCTCTGGATGACGACCTCCAACACCGGCGACAAGGACAGCATCCCGAACAACAGCAGCGAGAAGATCCTCCGCGTGACCCTCGGCGGCTGA
- a CDS encoding carboxylesterase/lipase family protein, protein MAAVGLVGAVLAWLNQVPWWGWLVVAAALAVVAFAARTWRPRRWFVRGAAWIAAATVVGAAALAAGPPAATRTLDGPRTDPVATRQGDVVGVRNSSAGVDAFAGIPYAAPPVGALRWAAPSPAPQRSTVLVADDFGPSAVQPEPSFVSRAATRVLDLPLEETLLGGYDTDEDSLHLNIWRPSAAAAEPRPVLVYLHGGGFVAGSGALPAYDGTALASRGGTVVVTLNYRLGVFGFLAEDALGGSTPGNQGLLDQVAALHWLQDNIAAFGGDPDRVTVAGQSAGSGSACLLGASPLAAGLLHGIIGESGGCLGTAGDRDQGDLYDTAAVAREAAVGLSEALGGASLAEMRAMPAARIAEAAKSLSTHWWPTVDGVVLVDTPSAVYAAGRQNDVPLLLGSNSDETSLDLISGVDSDPETLAREAREDYGQDADRFLELYPGGDADQVTESRLRAGTDESMTAPMRRWALAAAASGSAPVHVYSFTRTPPGRGLERFGAYHGAEVMYAFGNLGADGDADYTAVDRRLESEMSGRWLAFVAGDEPDTPGGERWPTFQESPDSVLEFGDVVRVTGRPTPDAVDFWLSRTS, encoded by the coding sequence TTGGCGGCCGTCGGCCTCGTCGGTGCGGTGCTCGCCTGGCTGAACCAGGTGCCGTGGTGGGGCTGGCTCGTCGTCGCTGCGGCTCTGGCAGTGGTGGCGTTCGCCGCGAGGACCTGGCGTCCCCGGCGCTGGTTCGTTCGAGGAGCGGCCTGGATCGCGGCTGCGACAGTCGTCGGAGCGGCGGCGCTCGCGGCGGGGCCGCCCGCGGCGACCCGGACCCTCGACGGTCCGCGCACCGACCCGGTGGCCACCCGGCAGGGCGATGTCGTCGGGGTCCGGAACTCCTCGGCCGGCGTCGACGCGTTCGCCGGCATCCCCTACGCCGCTCCGCCGGTCGGGGCGCTGCGCTGGGCGGCGCCGAGCCCGGCCCCGCAGCGGTCGACCGTCCTCGTCGCCGACGACTTCGGACCCTCGGCCGTCCAGCCCGAGCCGTCGTTCGTCTCCCGGGCCGCCACCCGCGTGCTCGACCTGCCGCTGGAGGAGACGCTGCTCGGCGGCTACGACACGGACGAGGACAGCCTGCACCTGAACATCTGGCGGCCGTCCGCCGCGGCCGCCGAGCCCCGCCCCGTGCTCGTCTACCTGCACGGCGGCGGATTCGTGGCCGGCTCCGGCGCTCTGCCCGCCTACGACGGCACCGCGCTCGCGTCGCGCGGCGGCACCGTGGTCGTCACACTCAACTACCGGCTCGGGGTCTTCGGCTTCCTCGCTGAGGACGCCCTCGGCGGCAGCACCCCGGGCAACCAGGGCCTGCTCGACCAGGTCGCCGCGCTGCACTGGCTGCAGGACAACATCGCCGCCTTCGGCGGAGACCCGGACCGGGTGACCGTCGCCGGTCAGTCGGCCGGCTCGGGCAGCGCCTGCCTCCTCGGCGCCTCGCCGCTGGCGGCCGGACTCCTGCACGGGATCATCGGCGAGAGCGGCGGCTGCCTGGGAACGGCGGGCGATCGCGACCAGGGCGACCTCTACGACACCGCCGCCGTGGCGCGCGAGGCGGCGGTCGGCCTGAGCGAGGCCCTCGGCGGGGCGAGCCTGGCGGAGATGCGGGCGATGCCGGCCGCGCGCATCGCCGAGGCCGCGAAGAGCCTCTCGACGCACTGGTGGCCGACCGTCGACGGCGTGGTCCTCGTGGACACCCCGAGCGCCGTCTACGCGGCCGGGCGGCAGAACGACGTCCCCCTCCTCCTCGGCAGCAACTCCGACGAGACGTCACTCGACCTGATCAGCGGCGTCGACTCGGACCCCGAGACCTTGGCCCGGGAGGCGCGGGAGGACTACGGCCAGGATGCGGACCGCTTCCTCGAGCTGTACCCGGGCGGCGACGCGGACCAGGTCACGGAGTCGCGCCTGCGGGCCGGCACCGACGAGTCGATGACCGCGCCGATGCGCCGGTGGGCGCTCGCGGCCGCCGCCTCGGGGTCGGCGCCCGTCCACGTCTACTCCTTCACCCGCACCCCGCCCGGCCGCGGCCTGGAGCGCTTCGGCGCGTACCACGGCGCGGAGGTCATGTACGCGTTCGGCAACCTCGGCGCGGACGGCGACGCCGACTACACGGCCGTCGACCGCCGGCTCGAGAGCGAGATGAGCGGGCGCTGGCTCGCCTTCGTCGCCGGCGACGAGCCGGACACCCCCGGCGGGGAGCGCTGGCCCACGTTCCAAGAGTCTCCCGACAGCGTCCTGGAGTTCGGCGACGTCGTCCGCGTCACCGGCCGCCCCACCCCGGATGCGGTCGACTTCTGGCTGAGCCGAACGAGCTGA
- a CDS encoding TetR/AcrR family transcriptional regulator — MNNGEPTPVRRRSETRRRLLAAAATLFESSGTIGQRVEDICAQAGFTRGAFYSNFAGVDQLYLALHEEQAARVWGRLHLALEARVQEDGREETLDDAVRALLDALPTSREWFSLRSVLLARAAADPAFAALMLIDDGRVPRELGERFVALAAVHGRVPIVEPSVLAKAVVAAHVGTVSQWPVDADAALTQRVTIAAVLRGLTVEAAATQ; from the coding sequence GTGAACAACGGCGAGCCCACCCCGGTCCGGCGTCGGAGCGAGACGCGACGACGCCTCCTCGCGGCGGCCGCCACCCTCTTCGAGAGCAGCGGCACCATCGGCCAGCGCGTCGAGGACATCTGCGCGCAGGCCGGCTTCACCCGCGGCGCCTTCTACTCCAACTTCGCCGGCGTCGACCAGCTCTATCTCGCCCTGCACGAGGAGCAGGCGGCGCGAGTGTGGGGGCGGCTCCACCTCGCCCTCGAAGCCCGGGTGCAGGAGGACGGCCGCGAGGAGACGCTCGACGACGCCGTGCGCGCCCTCCTCGATGCGCTGCCCACCAGCCGCGAGTGGTTCTCCCTGCGGTCGGTGCTGCTGGCGCGGGCCGCCGCCGACCCCGCCTTCGCCGCGCTGATGCTGATCGACGACGGCCGCGTCCCCCGCGAGCTGGGGGAGCGGTTCGTCGCTCTCGCCGCCGTGCACGGCCGCGTCCCGATCGTCGAGCCGTCCGTCCTGGCGAAGGCCGTCGTCGCGGCGCACGTCGGCACCGTGAGCCAGTGGCCCGTGGACGCCGACGCGGCGCTCACCCAGCGCGTGACGATCGCCGCGGTGCTCCGCGGGCTGACCGTCGAGGCCGCCGCGACTCAGTGA
- a CDS encoding PdxA family dehydrogenase: MTIPLAVTTGDPAGVGPELIVRLLDELRGSAADPLVVVSSREELAEGLERSGLAVALDGILEPGRVRLVEPAGSWPSARGAVSAASGRWALACLERGLELHAAGEIGGLVFGPLNKTSLHEAGMTEPDEMRWFENRLTGSHTASEVNVTTSFWTSRVTSHVALREVADLVTSDRVLESIVLLHDLLVGAGTPAPRIAVCALNPHAGEHGLFGDEEITRIRPGVERAVASGLDAAGPFPCDTLFRRGFDGSFDGIVTMYHDQGQIALKTRAFNGGVTLEAGLDLPICTPAHGTAFDIVGTGAATLDSTRNAYRLARRLASAGVSAH; this comes from the coding sequence ATGACGATCCCCCTGGCCGTGACCACCGGAGACCCGGCCGGCGTCGGCCCCGAGCTCATCGTGCGGCTGCTCGACGAGCTGCGGGGCTCGGCCGCCGACCCGCTCGTCGTCGTCTCCTCCCGCGAGGAGCTGGCGGAGGGGCTGGAGCGGAGCGGCCTCGCGGTCGCTCTCGACGGGATCCTGGAGCCCGGTCGCGTTCGCCTGGTCGAGCCGGCCGGCTCCTGGCCGTCCGCTCGCGGTGCCGTGAGTGCCGCGAGCGGACGGTGGGCGCTCGCCTGCCTCGAGCGCGGACTCGAGCTGCACGCGGCGGGCGAGATCGGCGGGCTGGTCTTCGGCCCGCTGAACAAGACGTCGCTGCACGAGGCGGGGATGACGGAGCCGGACGAGATGCGCTGGTTCGAGAACCGCCTCACGGGCTCGCACACGGCCTCGGAGGTGAACGTCACCACGTCGTTCTGGACCTCGCGGGTGACCTCCCACGTCGCCCTCCGCGAAGTCGCGGACCTCGTCACGAGCGACCGCGTCCTCGAGTCGATCGTGCTCCTGCACGATCTACTGGTCGGCGCGGGCACTCCGGCCCCGCGGATCGCCGTCTGCGCGCTCAACCCGCACGCCGGCGAGCACGGCCTCTTCGGCGACGAGGAGATCACTCGGATCCGCCCGGGAGTCGAGCGCGCGGTCGCCTCCGGGCTCGATGCGGCGGGGCCGTTCCCCTGCGACACCCTGTTCCGGAGGGGCTTCGACGGCTCCTTCGACGGGATCGTCACGATGTACCACGACCAGGGCCAGATCGCGCTGAAGACCCGGGCCTTCAACGGCGGGGTGACGCTGGAGGCCGGGCTCGACCTGCCGATCTGCACGCCGGCCCACGGCACCGCCTTCGACATCGTCGGCACCGGAGCGGCGACGCTCGACTCGACCCGCAACGCCTACCGGCTCGCGCGGCGCCTCGCCTCGGCCGGCGTCTCCGCTCACTGA
- a CDS encoding beta-L-arabinofuranosidase domain-containing protein → MTIHASFDALPLGSVRPAGWLRRQLRIQADGLSGHIEEIWKDLGPDSGWLGGPGESWERGPYYLDGLVPLAHLLDDDALIERTQKWIEWMLASQRPDGQFGPAGNDDWWPRMVAAKVLQQHAEVTGDARVLPFLERYFEHQLRELPTRPLHDWAAARAAENVLALAWVQERAPRDEWTRLAELLFGQGPDWDDAFSDGLITGRAMYFDHRTHGPNVAMALKNPAVRALMLGGDAHEATQRALANLDRWHGQVHGLFSGDEWLAGREANRGVETCQIVEYMFTMAIAARVTGRSEYSDLLEGAAYNLLPASSDPRMVAHQYHQQANQIEASTADRDWSYSTNGANVFGFEPHFGCCTANYHQGWPKFVAALWLRRDDALAVTAYGPSEVRASIGGGELRIEEITDYPFTETVTFRVVSSTTTEPIKLLLRVPGWATSFDLAVAGEALDASPDDDGYVTVDRLWTEGDEVVLHLPMSPRRIRRERQAVGVRVGPLVMVATPDEYWRPVPEARGMGEWEVFPQRSWNQALYPDAPVPLEEWDVRRSPVGDVPFDRADPPVRVHAVGIRDLAEWTRDGASASHPVDGPAPARWINTIDLVPYGTARLRIAEFPTVRPVIGAKVPPDFTG, encoded by the coding sequence GTGACGATTCACGCCTCCTTCGACGCGCTCCCCCTCGGGTCGGTGCGTCCCGCCGGCTGGCTGCGCCGCCAGCTCCGGATCCAGGCCGACGGTCTCTCCGGACACATCGAGGAGATCTGGAAGGACCTCGGTCCCGACTCCGGCTGGCTGGGTGGGCCCGGCGAGAGCTGGGAGCGCGGCCCCTACTACCTCGACGGCCTCGTGCCGCTCGCGCACCTGCTCGACGACGACGCCCTGATCGAGCGCACGCAGAAGTGGATCGAGTGGATGCTCGCCAGCCAGCGGCCGGACGGGCAGTTCGGCCCGGCCGGCAACGACGACTGGTGGCCGCGGATGGTCGCGGCCAAGGTGCTGCAGCAGCACGCGGAGGTCACCGGCGATGCCCGCGTGCTCCCCTTCCTCGAGCGCTACTTCGAGCACCAGCTGCGCGAGCTGCCGACCCGGCCGCTGCACGACTGGGCCGCCGCGCGCGCCGCCGAGAACGTCCTCGCCCTGGCCTGGGTGCAGGAGCGCGCCCCGCGGGACGAGTGGACGCGCCTGGCCGAGTTGCTCTTCGGCCAGGGACCCGACTGGGACGACGCCTTCTCGGACGGCCTGATCACCGGACGCGCGATGTACTTCGACCACCGCACGCACGGGCCGAACGTCGCGATGGCGCTGAAGAACCCGGCGGTCCGCGCCCTCATGCTCGGCGGCGACGCCCACGAGGCGACCCAGCGCGCGCTGGCGAACCTGGACCGCTGGCACGGGCAGGTGCACGGGCTCTTCTCCGGGGACGAGTGGCTCGCCGGCCGCGAGGCCAACCGCGGCGTGGAGACCTGCCAGATCGTCGAGTACATGTTCACAATGGCGATCGCCGCCCGGGTCACCGGCCGCTCGGAGTACTCCGACCTCCTCGAGGGAGCCGCCTACAACCTGCTGCCCGCCTCGTCGGACCCGCGGATGGTCGCGCACCAGTACCACCAGCAGGCGAACCAGATCGAGGCGTCGACCGCCGACCGGGACTGGTCCTACAGCACCAACGGGGCCAACGTCTTCGGGTTCGAGCCGCACTTCGGCTGCTGCACGGCGAACTACCACCAGGGCTGGCCGAAGTTCGTCGCGGCGCTGTGGCTGCGCCGAGACGACGCACTGGCCGTCACCGCCTACGGGCCGAGCGAGGTGCGCGCGAGCATCGGCGGCGGCGAGCTGCGGATCGAGGAGATCACGGACTACCCCTTCACCGAGACGGTCACCTTCCGCGTGGTGTCGTCCACGACGACGGAGCCGATCAAGCTCCTGCTGCGCGTCCCGGGCTGGGCGACCTCGTTCGACCTCGCGGTCGCCGGCGAGGCTCTCGATGCGAGCCCCGACGACGACGGCTACGTCACCGTCGATCGTCTCTGGACCGAGGGCGACGAGGTCGTCCTGCACCTCCCGATGAGCCCGCGCCGCATCCGCCGCGAGCGCCAGGCCGTGGGAGTGCGGGTCGGGCCGCTGGTCATGGTCGCGACGCCCGACGAGTACTGGCGTCCGGTGCCGGAGGCTCGGGGCATGGGCGAGTGGGAGGTCTTCCCGCAGCGCTCCTGGAACCAGGCGCTCTACCCGGACGCCCCGGTCCCGCTCGAGGAGTGGGACGTGCGCCGGTCTCCGGTCGGCGACGTGCCCTTCGACCGCGCGGATCCGCCCGTCCGCGTGCACGCGGTCGGCATCCGCGACCTCGCCGAGTGGACCCGCGACGGGGCGAGCGCGAGCCACCCGGTCGACGGTCCTGCGCCGGCGCGCTGGATCAACACCATCGACCTCGTGCCCTACGGCACCGCGCGGCTGCGGATCGCCGAGTTCCCGACCGTGCGGCCGGTGATCGGGGCCAAGGTGCCGCCGGACTTCACCGGCTGA